The segment GGAAGTGCAGTTTCATCTTCGCTTCCTTCTCTGCATTCTTTGCAATTACACCCAGTTCAAGAAGTGCGATACCAAAGAGGAAGATTACTCCGCTCAGGTAGAATCCGACAGCAAGGATATCACTGTAGCCTCTCCACACGATATTTGGTACTACCATTGTGATGAGATATAAGAATATCCCGAGAAAATAGAATCCCAATACTATGCCTACTACTTTATTGAATTGCCTGAGTGGGCCATCGTAAAGACGTCTGAACGTCACAAAGAATTCTGTAGCTGTGAGTGTTTCCGCAAGGATCACCGGGATCGCCATAAAAATCAACAGATTCCAGGGTTGGTTGGTCGCGAGCAATTCCATGTAATGAGTCATATTCATGTTCATGACAGTTGTGGCTGTCTGAGTAATCATTTCTTGCATTGTGATATCTCCACCGGGAGAGCATTGTTACTTCGTCCGGTTACCAAAAAATCGCTTTTTCCGCTTAAACCTGTTCTCACCAAACTATCTATGGATGGAGAATATGCAGTGATCAGACAGAATAATAGATTTTGGGAGGAAAATGATTTTACGGGCATCAAATAGGCATCCTGTTGGGTTCTTCCTTAATATCCATTGCCGATACACGAAAAGATATATACTTATTTTCCAAGTACTGACCTATGGTCCGGATCAGGAATGTTGTATATACTGCAGTCGTTGTCTTTGCAGTAATAACATTACCTCTCTTGGCATTTGCAGCACCATTGGTTTCGTGTATGTCTCCTGTGGATACCGGTACAAGTTGCGAGACGGCAGTGAGCTGCATGGGAACGTGCCTGCTGATGACGCAGGTAAACTCTGCATTCAGGCGGGAACCTATTTCACGTTCATCTGCATTCCAGTCTTATCACTCTTCATGCAGTAGTGCATCGCAACAGCTTGCACACGCAACGGGTATACAAGGAATGATCGGGCTTAATAACAGATTTTCAGGGATCAGGAGGATCTATCCGAAAAATGTGCTCGACCATCCGCAGCGCAAGGCAGTTTATAGTATTATCTTGGATAAACCCGGAATCGATATGGTGAGAATTGGAAAGGTTCTCAGTCTGAATCGTGAGACACTTCGATACCATCTCAATCAATTGTCCTCGTCGAATAAAATCATTGCAATGAAGGATTATGGTATCATTCGGTATTATGAGAATCACGGAAGATACGGCACTGTTGAAAGACGTGTTCTGGCATATCTCTGGAACCCGACGGCTGAAAGAATTCTTTCAATTGTACAATCTAACCCCGGTATTACGCAGGGAGATATTGCCACACGTCTTGCAATAGCTTCGCCAACGGTGCACTGGTACATGCAGCGACTTACCAATGATGGGATAATCATTGCCCTTCATGCTAGTCGGCTCACCCGTTACCACCTTACTGCGGAGGCATTTCAGGTATTGACTAACTCCGCCGGGATAAGGCAAAGGATGCAAACCGAGGTTTGCACTCCGTAATTCTTATTTTATTGTTCTTTATTTTGCCAAGTATTTTCATTTATTTCGTACATGACCTCGATTGCTCGGAGTTATCCTGCATATCCACAATTGAGCACAAGCCTGTAAAATATGGAGCAGTGACAATAAGCAGATCAGCGCCAATCCTTTTCGCAATCTCTCTCATTCTCCACCAAGGATTAATGCCTTGCCTTTATCTTCTTCTTTTCTTATTTCTTCATGTACCTTCCCATCGTCAATTATGAAATCATTCTCTGCTGATCATAATTCTGAAATCTCAGTAAGGAACTCTTGATACATTCGCGGAACTCCTTGGAGTATCATCTGTAATGGACTGCTTTGCCGGAACGATTCCCAGTTCATCTAGGAGGAATTTTGGAGACACACTAAGGCTGTTGCGTTCAGTAGAGTGTAAAACCTCCCGGGAATCACATATCTGAATTCAAGCATGAGTTCCGCAGTCCCCTCGGTATGTGAATTGATTAACATAATCTATTATATTTCCGAGGCATCAGAAGTTGTTATGAAAATAGACTTTGGATTTGTTCAGTCGAAAACTTCACAAATTGTAGTTTCAATTGCTTGTGTTGAGCCAAAAATTGTATCTTCTTCAATATTTGTATGAAATATCTTTTCATAACAGGCGGTGAGTTTTTTCATCTGCCCTGCACCGTAAACAAAGTTGAAATCGAAAGTCTACGAAGCAGCTAACGGATTCATGACTGATAACAACTGCATCAGTTATCGAGAACTGGCAAAAAGTATTACCATAGCTACAACCCACATACCGGCTAAAACTTCTTATGCTATCCTGAGGCTTCCCTGAGCAGGTTCATCGACCGGCTCATAGGCAGTTTCTTCAAATGTTGCCTCCCTGTCATCACTCAAGTAGCTTCTGGTACTTTTCAGGATTGTAGCCTACAACGACATCGCTACCAATCATCACAAAGGGGAAAGACATTCCTTCTCCATATGAGGAACATATTTCCATGATCCGATGTTGTTCATCCCTACTCGCTTTATCATAATCTGTGAATTCAAAAGGAATGTTTCGCTCCGCAAAGAAACTCTTTGCTTTTTTACACCAAGGACATGTGCTCAGGGTATACATCATGATCTTCTTCATTCCATTTACCTTCCATTACTATTACCAATATATTTCCCCGTATTTATAGTGACTGATGATTTACATGATGACAAAGAAAAGCACGGCGAGCATAAAGAATGATATTTGGAAATGCCTTCCGGCATCCCCATTAAAAATTTCTGTTTGAGATCACTCATTCATTATTTTATGATCCACCAGCAGTTTCTGGTAGAACTCTTCATCGGGATTTTCCCGTATCAGCTCTTCAAGAGCCTCCCTGTAGATTGAGGTGTCTATATGGTCTTCTATCCTGACATCTGTGGTTATGTAGCCACTATCCTTCATCATCTGGTAGTATTCTACCACGCCATTCTTATTTGGATCAGGTGAGGCATAGAAATAATCATTCCATGTAGACCGGTGGATTACTTCTGCGTCAACTTTGACGTATTTCTGAATATCAGTGACTGATTCATTCTGGTTCTCACTGAAGAACTTGTATGCCTTGATAAGGCCTTTCTCGAACTTGACATAGGTTTCTCTGTCTGAGTTCAGTGTACTTGTCTTCAGTGCAATGCGGCAGCACGGATGATTATCATAGTACTGAGCCGTGTATGAAGCTACAGCCAGTCCCTGCTGCTGTGCAAGTATCTCATGAGGAATCCATATAATACCGCCATCAGCCTTGTTGGTCTTGACCGCTTCTGCAACGGCATTCGGCGAACCCAGTTCAAGGAAGGTCACTTCAGTCTTCCAGTCAATGCCCGCATCCTTCAGGGCAGCCTTGTAGATCAAGTCACCGTTGGACATTGCTATAGTAGCTATCTTTTTTCCCTTCCAGTTCTGAAGATCCGCAAGTTCCTCTGCTTTCTCGGGCTGTGTTACCAGGAACTGGCCTTCACTCATCAGTCCGCCTATTATAGTAATATCTGCCCCCTGTGCGATATAAGTAGCAGGATCAGATGTTCCAGCCCCTACAGTTTCCAGTTTGTTCCCAAACAGAGAGTTATATGCTTCCGTACCCTTTGTGAACTGGAAAAGTTCAACATTAAGACCTTCCTCTTCCCAAAACCCCTCTTCTTTTGCAATAAAGATGAGCGCATCACCATTGGAAGGCAGGTATCCGTGTCTGATAGTTTTTAACTGCTGGGGTGAAGTGCTTACTGACTTGATCCCAGTCGCATCCGGTGAACTGTCCGCATCCGAGCTCAAATAGCTGGCAACGCCTGCAAGAACAATAAGGGCAATAAGTATTACAATAAATGCATTTGTATATTTTTCTACCATAAGTTCCTCCATTGATGGCCTTGGTAATTGTCCAAGGCATCAGAGGCTCATATCATTGTCAACAGGGAATTTATAAGTGGAGATTACAGTAAAAAATGCCTTTTGTTGTGCATGAATAGTTAAATAGTGGCAAAGATGACCTAACTAGGATAAATAAAAGAGATTTCTAACAATACCCCATGTATTCAGGCACCGTAGAAGCTAAAAATGAAAGCCAGTTGTGAACATATGTTCAAAGTGGTTCCAATCTCTGTGTGGGTATGAACTTATGTCCCAAGATATGATTTTTGAGATTACTACAAAGCTTTTCCGCCCGCAACCTGTCGGATTGACGCAATGATACAGGAATAGTTCCTTCTGGCAGTTCTATGGATCCCAGCCTTGCATTGAATACCCCTCCCGGACATACGCGGACACAGGTCCCGCAGTTAATGCACAGATCCCTGTTTATGTGGAAACGGTCGTATATGGCTTCTGTGGGACATATCCGCATTGTAGGGCAGTCGGGATGCATGAGGCACCTGTCAGTTTCTGTGCGCACAGCTTTATCCGTGCCTCTCCATATGTGCCCGTAGTGCGCCTTAGAGTGTGCTAGGCGGCCATTGACATCGGATACGGGCAATGAGACATCGCTATCCAGAACCTTTAATCCTGAAAGTACCTCTTCATCAAGCACTGGTATCGGTATGGCAAGTGATGTCAGGCATTCCGGCCCTTCTGAGGTCTTCATCCCACCCATCATCCGGTGGTCCATCTCTTTCATGTCTGCATAGGCAGATACGTTGGGCTTATCAGGACTGGCTCTTGTTCCCTTACCCATGATATATCCGGGTGCACCGTTCAGGAGCACTCGCGTTCCCACGCCTATTACCCGATTGAATGGATCATTCTGCAGTGGATTAATCTCACCGCATCCGGATACGGTCACTTCTGTGAAAGGACCGGTCAGTCCGGTGACGGAAAAGATGGACTGGATGGTTGTCGGCATCGGATTGACCAATGCATGATAGTTCTTAAACGCAAGCCTGGTGGTGATTATTCTTGCATAGTCGATATCATTGAGTGTGACATGGTTCTCATAAGTCCTGCCCTGTGCTTCCACAAGGATATCGATCTCATCTCCTTTCACAAGGTCCCTGAAAAGATGGCCTCCACCATACCTGTCGTCTGCGTGTGCCGTTCCATTGATCACAAGGTCCACTACACCTAAGCGCTCATTGGGACAGGGGCCTGGCTGTGCAGGTACCCCGTTAAGCCAGATTGCATCGGCTCTCTCAAAGCTGCACTTTTTTGCAACCGGTACCATCATAACTGCCATTGTTCCCGACATTACGCCGAATGTACCTGTCGTGACCACATCCACATCCTCTGCCGTTACATCCTCGCCTGTGCGTATCTTCGACTTAAGCTCAGCTGCTGTCATAACAACTGCTTCGTCTCGTGCAATTTTTTGGTTGATCTCTTCAATGGTCTTCATAGTATCCTTATATCCTCAAGCCTGACGTGAAGTCCGGAAGGCTTTTTCAATATCATGTTAACAAGGGCGGTATGTGCAAGGTCTATCATGCAGTTCCCTGGCAGGAAGTACTGGCGCGTTCCAAGTACAGGTTGTTTTTTAAGAGGATTGGCAATTCCTTCGAAAGCATGGACATGATATGCCTGCACATCATGAGCATCTTCTTTCCGGGCTTCCATGGGGCCGACAGTATGGCACTCCAGGACTCCTGTCACAGGGTTTGCGCTCAGCACCCTCAAGGCGTGGTAGAGAGGGCAGCCTGGTCCCGCAGGCCGGCCAGTCACAAGGTCACCTTTTTTGATCCCCCAGGCTTCCACAAGATCTGCCCTGAAAGGTACAACGAACTTGCGTGCAGAAGGCTCTCCCGGGAAAGGCAAGAGTACGAAGTCATATTCCTTTCCGGTCACATCCACTCCTGAGTACGTGGGTTTTGCCAAGGGGACCGACATTTTTTCCTTCAGGTAATAGGGGCACAGTTCAGTTTTTGCTGCCCCGCTTTCCAGCCGTACTATAAAATCGGAGCATGTTGCCGAACCGCAAGCTCCGCAATCTTTGCCCGGGGGAATCCATTGAGGTATCATCAGTCACCTCTGTACATAGATTCCGGCATATCCAGCGGACGGATCATTCCAAAGTGTTTCTGCCAGCCAATCTCCTTTTTACCAATACAGATGGTACATACTCCAAGAGGAGGAGCACCTCTGAGTGTGACAGGTTCTGCTTCGATATCGGCCTGGCTGGCAATACGCCTCATAAGATATCTTAAACCAGTTCCCTGAATAGCATTTGTTTCGACTATGTCAATATCATTGACAACTTTCCTTATGCTTTCCCTGAAGACCTCTTTCTCTGCCTGTGACACCAGATCGGTCTTGGTGACTACAACTACATCTGCAAGTGCTATCAATGGCGCCATTTTCAGCGGTGAGTTCGTTCCGGAGATAGCACTGATGACAGTTATTCCCAGAGAATACGTGGTATAGGGTGTGCACCTCAGACAGAGTCCCGCACTTTCAACAATCAGCATATTCCTTGAGAGCTCGTCTGCCCAGCTTAATGCATCCGCCAGAACCAGAATTCCCATATGATCCGGGCACAAATCCCCGGAATATACCTTTTTAGTGGGGATACCAAACTCTTCCGCAAGCTCCTCATCCTCGGTAGCGTGTACCACGTCGACCTTCAGGAACGCAGGAAGTGCATCTTCAGGCAGGCTTTTTATTATCTGCCTTATTACGGCTGTCTTCCCTCCGCTGGGAGGACCGGCAACAATGATCAGTTTCATTTACAATTCACATCCCTGGTCAATGGGAAGTGTCGTTAACTCATGCGGGACAGAATAAAAAACATTCCCTAGCCTCAGTTTTTCCCGGATATGATGCAGTTTGTCATCAATGCCTGCCAGGTATTCTATCAGGTGCCTTTCGTTATTTCCGGGCTCGATAACTGAGGATACTCCGCCGGACTTCATCACTATACGCCGTCCTGTCGTGACGGCGAGGTAGGGATCATGCGTTACAATTATGACCGCCTTGTTTCCCCCCTGAAGGGACTGTATAACCTTGTCCTTGAAAATACCTGCATTCTCTATTTCATCAAGCAGGAGTATGGGAGTGTCGCTTATCACGAGAGCATCTGCGATCATAAGAGCTCTCGTCTGCCCTCCGGACAGGCTGCTCATCTTGCTTTTCAGGGTGATCTTCTCCCCGGTAAAAGTATTTGCAAGATCGATGGTTTCACTGAGCAGCTCCTCCCTGCCGGAACGCCTTGCCTGGATATGCATTGTAAGGAAGGCTTCCACTGAAAGATCTGCCAGACAGCGCGTATTCTGGGTTATCAGCGCAATAGGCTTGAAAGCCGGATCCCGTATAAAGGATTCCGGAGGGACATCACCATTGACAAGGACAGTTCTCCCTGTTACAGTGTCCCCCTGCGCCAGAGTTTCAATGTCATTTATGAAGGCTGACTTCCCGGAACCAGTTGGGCCTACTATTGAGATAGTATCCCCGGGTCTTATTTCCATACTCTTGAACCCTTCCTTTTCTCCGGATCTGTTCTTTCCTGCTAGGATAGTAAGAGTGACCTGTCGTGTCATATTCTTATTTTTTGACAACGCTATTTATAATCCTTTCCTAATTTACAACGCAATTATCCTAATTAGGAATATAACAACTTCTAACTTCCCTACTGAGGATTAAATACAAATGTTAGTGATAAATTATTCAAAAACCATGAAAAATAGTTAAAGACAAATAGTCGATTATATAAAGAACTGAACCTCTCATATATGCAAGGTGTAAGATCGCAGCCTGTACACGAAGGTCAGAGTTCCAGCCTGAAGATCCTTTCAGGAACCCCGCCAACTTCATTTACAACTATCTCGAAATGGCTGTCAGCGGAACCAACTATCTGGTCACCGTTCTCATCATACTTAGAGAACAGCAGAGTACCGCTTCTGTGATGTACTCCTGAGCCAGGATCTTCTATTCATTTTGAAGGAAAGTACTTCTCATTGTTGCTGTCCCTGATATATGATATGTCTTCCATGTTGTACTCATCAAGGTTTACAGAGTGTGTGTTCATGCTCACTTTAAACGCAATGTAGTCTATGTATTCACTATTTGTTTTTTCATCCGGATAGCTGAGAGACACTGCAACAGGTCCCTCACTGTTCAACAAGGTCCTTGGACCCGGCTCAGTAGGAAGGGCACTGTTACCGTTTCCAAGTATTAAAGCAGCACCAGCTATCAATATCAACATCAGGGCAGCAACCAGGAGTCCGTATCTCATGTATCTGTTTCTCCCTTCCCTTCATTTTTACTATCTATATGGATTTCACTAGGGTATGTTCCACGCATGTTTTTTATCATGAATAAATGCAGAAGGGGGCAAAGCAGTATCATCCCGTAAGCCAGATAGCTGTTCGAGACACCCAGAATGACCAGAGCTGCAAAACCCGCCAGAGGTATACTGTAGCATAGGGCCAT is part of the Methanolobus chelungpuianus genome and harbors:
- a CDS encoding winged helix-turn-helix transcriptional regulator; this translates as MVRIRNVVYTAVVVFAVITLPLLAFAAPLVSCMSPVDTGTSCETAVSCMGTCLLMTQVNSAFRREPISRSSAFQSYHSSCSSASQQLAHATGIQGMIGLNNRFSGIRRIYPKNVLDHPQRKAVYSIILDKPGIDMVRIGKVLSLNRETLRYHLNQLSSSNKIIAMKDYGIIRYYENHGRYGTVERRVLAYLWNPTAERILSIVQSNPGITQGDIATRLAIASPTVHWYMQRLTNDGIIIALHASRLTRYHLTAEAFQVLTNSAGIRQRMQTEVCTP
- a CDS encoding DUF6803 family protein; this translates as MQEMITQTATTVMNMNMTHYMELLATNQPWNLLIFMAIPVILAETLTATEFFVTFRRLYDGPLRQFNKVVGIVLGFYFLGIFLYLITMVVPNIVWRGYSDILAVGFYLSGVIFLFGIALLELGVIAKNAEKEAKMKLHFLLLIGFLVVAHIAMIFGMLNPSLF
- a CDS encoding methanogenesis marker 16 metalloprotein; its protein translation is MKTIEEINQKIARDEAVVMTAAELKSKIRTGEDVTAEDVDVVTTGTFGVMSGTMAVMMVPVAKKCSFERADAIWLNGVPAQPGPCPNERLGVVDLVINGTAHADDRYGGGHLFRDLVKGDEIDILVEAQGRTYENHVTLNDIDYARIITTRLAFKNYHALVNPMPTTIQSIFSVTGLTGPFTEVTVSGCGEINPLQNDPFNRVIGVGTRVLLNGAPGYIMGKGTRASPDKPNVSAYADMKEMDHRMMGGMKTSEGPECLTSLAIPIPVLDEEVLSGLKVLDSDVSLPVSDVNGRLAHSKAHYGHIWRGTDKAVRTETDRCLMHPDCPTMRICPTEAIYDRFHINRDLCINCGTCVRVCPGGVFNARLGSIELPEGTIPVSLRQSDRLRAEKLCSNLKNHILGHKFIPTQRLEPL
- a CDS encoding GTP-binding protein, with the protein product MKLIIVAGPPSGGKTAVIRQIIKSLPEDALPAFLKVDVVHATEDEELAEEFGIPTKKVYSGDLCPDHMGILVLADALSWADELSRNMLIVESAGLCLRCTPYTTYSLGITVISAISGTNSPLKMAPLIALADVVVVTKTDLVSQAEKEVFRESIRKVVNDIDIVETNAIQGTGLRYLMRRIASQADIEAEPVTLRGAPPLGVCTICIGKKEIGWQKHFGMIRPLDMPESMYRGD
- a CDS encoding ABC transporter substrate-binding protein codes for the protein MVEKYTNAFIVILIALIVLAGVASYLSSDADSSPDATGIKSVSTSPQQLKTIRHGYLPSNGDALIFIAKEEGFWEEEGLNVELFQFTKGTEAYNSLFGNKLETVGAGTSDPATYIAQGADITIIGGLMSEGQFLVTQPEKAEELADLQNWKGKKIATIAMSNGDLIYKAALKDAGIDWKTEVTFLELGSPNAVAEAVKTNKADGGIIWIPHEILAQQQGLAVASYTAQYYDNHPCCRIALKTSTLNSDRETYVKFEKGLIKAYKFFSENQNESVTDIQKYVKVDAEVIHRSTWNDYFYASPDPNKNGVVEYYQMMKDSGYITTDVRIEDHIDTSIYREALEELIRENPDEEFYQKLLVDHKIMNE
- a CDS encoding glutaredoxin family protein, translating into MKKIMMYTLSTCPWCKKAKSFFAERNIPFEFTDYDKASRDEQHRIMEICSSYGEGMSFPFVMIGSDVVVGYNPEKYQKLLE
- a CDS encoding ATP-binding cassette domain-containing protein; amino-acid sequence: MTRQVTLTILAGKNRSGEKEGFKSMEIRPGDTISIVGPTGSGKSAFINDIETLAQGDTVTGRTVLVNGDVPPESFIRDPAFKPIALITQNTRCLADLSVEAFLTMHIQARRSGREELLSETIDLANTFTGEKITLKSKMSSLSGGQTRALMIADALVISDTPILLLDEIENAGIFKDKVIQSLQGGNKAVIIVTHDPYLAVTTGRRIVMKSGGVSSVIEPGNNERHLIEYLAGIDDKLHHIREKLRLGNVFYSVPHELTTLPIDQGCEL
- a CDS encoding (Fe-S)-binding protein, which codes for MIPQWIPPGKDCGACGSATCSDFIVRLESGAAKTELCPYYLKEKMSVPLAKPTYSGVDVTGKEYDFVLLPFPGEPSARKFVVPFRADLVEAWGIKKGDLVTGRPAGPGCPLYHALRVLSANPVTGVLECHTVGPMEARKEDAHDVQAYHVHAFEGIANPLKKQPVLGTRQYFLPGNCMIDLAHTALVNMILKKPSGLHVRLEDIRIL
- a CDS encoding DUF2933 domain-containing protein → MNKGIFNSAHSPSSRGGKHMLMMALCYSIPLAGFAALVILGVSNSYLAYGMILLCPLLHLFMIKNMRGTYPSEIHIDSKNEGKGETDT